In a single window of the Cydia strobilella chromosome 13, ilCydStro3.1, whole genome shotgun sequence genome:
- the LOC134746460 gene encoding DNA-directed RNA polymerase, mitochondrial — protein sequence MHRLISARNLYQTSLHNISLPSNTALNRSPDIKCAFCRKILLGQHNIENLLVARHQSTRFANALKAVKKKGKHKIYKKYGELLEVGNQAMTETKVSISKLRAVHLSKLADSPVSLGQLHQLTTKPSKKPTIAEVDPELLQSVKEKILKKSAPISTHINISSGPKEISLEDDKCALVYTHHKISSLEDRLKTKQYIDSVKESYYNFRKATIYDQRLQDLRYAITEGLTQEFDMLTPDSKLEEMPLQPLPKSPHSVFRELFIDNQMDSYDQEMLNSFSSLQSQGLAHPAIEDIYDDAALHNEMHEPHDLEFGQREAALEVKRLNVKKAKQAIKQKKKAKLEKRRAKQEINMKTDMKQLELQGKQEALERLLAAHLHLLCSLNMVQEARKVLQYYRQRGAKVPDHPKITDIKVYNTLLHGYAFMGLLDQTKELLTSMATDGIAPNAQTYAATFECVERSNVKDKEPVLQHYYEQMQEKGITLNDLLDKTQFVHDQRELIFRAVRRLHPSFTPHYTPPVLDYDCSLTEKLKLNEIHNRYGLLTSPAEGLMTLEEVKERGRRQLETEIKGDIEVQNIDVKDDASPTVKLYREKLQATEAEWRSVVRESFERNLGTLRSQSLASHSAIALYPYLRVLETEQFVDLIMGEINKLVDGSETYSPTLKLLQRDLGTQVYHKYQVEQYRKNGVLSKISKIYEQYCEWYMDRSALGTDLPMNSRQAWQMLVHRNREGASLDMEETPWPMEMRQNIGKFLYNIIINDVKIDVNMFKPKAKQKKLPAVYKVHRPWGRLVRLELKPHPALARLWLGAARAELRMRADLVPPSSPPKPWPHLHSGAYLLTKTPLIRMPFYIMNQWKRLEDSPPSALYPALDSLNQLGEVPWVVNKPVLDLQLQIFRSGGNKKLDIPPPASALNPREFADARDAAGAFKRRVALNRARAEMHSLWCDALYKLALANHYRDEIFWLPHNMDFRGRVYACPPHLSQLGADAYRALLKFARKEPLGPDGLRWLKLHAVNLTGTMKKSTVDERLEYAESILDKILDSADHPLDGEGWWQASEEPWQTLACCMEIANAIRSPNPEEYPCGFPVHQDGSCNGLQHYAALGGDAAGAAAVNLAPRDRPQDVYASVCALVEEMRTRDAAAGVPAAIILENFVRRKVIKQTVMTTVYGVTRFGARLQIAKQLKDIDEFPKEHVWSCSQYLTTKTFDSLREMFTSTKLIQDWFTDCAKLISGICGESVEWVTPLGLPVVQPYYRRGTTAANSRTPLDHQQRPCTMKQRNAFPPNFIHSLDSSHMMLTSLHCQAAAVTFVSVHDCYWTHPGAVPLMNKICREQFVALHSQPILEDLSDFLVKRYSYDESELEGTLGAPNKKRVNSLLKKVPSKGDFKLDSVLDSIYFFS from the exons AAAACTTACTCGTCGCCAGGCACCAGTCTACGAGATTCGCTAATGCCTTGAAAGCGGTCAAGAAGAAAGGgaaacataaaatttataagAAATATGGAGAGCTATTGGAGG ttgGCAATCAAGCAATGACTGAAACCAAAGtgtctataagtaaattgcgTGCCGTCCATCTCTCCAAACTGGCTGACAGCCCGGTATCACTGGGCCAGCTGCACCAGCTAACCACAAAACCATCCAAGAAGCCCACCATTGCTGAAGTAGACCCAGAGCTGCTTCAGAGTgtcaaagaaaaaatattaaagaaatcTGCACCAATATCAACACATATAAACATATCTTCAGGTCCAAAAGAGATAAGTCTAGAGGATGACAAATGTGCCCTAGTTTACACTCATCACAAAATTTCTAGTTTGGAAGAcagattaaaaactaaacagtaCATAGACTCTGTTAAAGAGAGTTATTATAACTTTAGAAAAGCTACTATTTATGACCAGAGGTTGCAGGATTTGAG GTATGCCATCACCGAAGGTCTCACACAGGAGTTTGACATGCTCACCCCAGATTCCAAGTTGGAGGAGATGCCCCTCCAGCCACTGCCAAAGAGCCCACATTCTGTGTTTAGGGAACTGTTTATTGATAACCAAATGGATTCCTATGACCAGGAGATGCTCAATTCCTTTTCAAGTTTACA AAGCCAGGGCTTAGCCCACCCCGCCATAGAAGATATCTATGACGACGCAGCGTTACACAACGAGATGCACGAGCCGCACGACCTCGAGTTCGGGCAGAGAGAGGCAGCCCTTGAAGTCAAGAGGCTTAATGTCAAAAAGGC TAAACAagcaataaaacaaaagaaaaaggcCAAGTTAGAGAAGCGTAGAGCTAAGCAAGAAATCAATATGAAGACTGACATGAAACAGTTAGAGCTGCAAGGCAAGCAGGAGGCTCTTGAGCGTTTGCTTGCTGCTCATTTACATCTGTTGTGCTCACTCAACATGGTGCAGGAG GCCCGCAAAGTTCTACAGTATTATCGGCAGCGGGGAGCTAAGGTGCCGGACCATCCAAAAATCACTGACATCAAAGTGTACAACACACTTCTACACGGATACGCGTTCATG GGACTCCTGGACCAAACGAAGGAGTTGTTAACATCAATGGCGACGGACGGCATCGCGCCGAACGCGCAGACTTACGCCGCCACCTTTGAATGCGTCGAGAGAAGCAACGTCAAAGATAAAGAGCCCGTATTGCAGCACTACTATGAGCAGATGCAGGAAAAG GGAATAACCCTAAACGACTTACTAGACAAAACACAATTCGTCCACGACCAACGCGAGCTAATATTCCGCGCCGTCCGCCGCTTGCATCCCTCCTTCACCCCCCACTACACCCCCCCTGTCCTCGACTACGACTGCTCCCTCACGGAAAAACTCAAGTTAAACGAGATACACAACCGCTATGGGTTGTTGACCTCGCCAGCTGAGGGGTTGATGACCTTGGAGGAGGTAAAGGAGAGAGGGAGACGGCAGCTGGAGACTGAGATTAAGGGGGATATTGAGGTGCAGAATATTGATGTTAAGGATGACGCGTCACCGACTGTTAAGTTATAT CGAGAGAAACTCCAGGCAACCGAAGCAGAATGGAGATCGGTCGTGCGCGAGTCGTTCGAGCGCAACCTCGGTACGCTGCGCTCGCAGAGCCTCGCCTCGCATTCGGCCATCGCTCTGTACCCTTACCTGAGGGTGCTAGAG ACGGAGCAATTCGTGGATCTCATAATGGGTGAGATCAACAAATTGGTGGACGGCAGTGAGACCTACAGCCCCACGCTGAAGCTGCTGCAGCGTGACCTGGGCACGCAGGTGTACCACAA ATACCAAGTAGAACAGTACCGTAAGAACGGTGTGCTGTCGAAAATCTCCAAAATTTACGAGCAATACTGCGAATGGTACATGGATCGCAGCGCGCTGGGCACCGACTTACCGATGAACAGTCGGCAGGCGTGGCAAATGCTGGTGCATAGAAACAGAGAAGGAGCTAGTTTG GACATGGAGGAGACGCCGTGGCCGATGGAGATGCGGCAGAACATCGGCAAGTTCCTCTACAACATCATCATCAACGACGTCAAGATCGACGTCAACATGTTCAAACCCAAAGCCAAGCA GAAAAAACTCCCAGCCGTTTACAAAGTCCACCGTCCCTGGGGCCGCCTCGTGCGCCTGGAGCTGAAGCCGCACCCGGCGCTGGCGCGGCTCTGGctgggcgccgcgcgcgccgagcTGCGCATGCGCGCCGACCTGGTGCCGCCATCCTCGCCGCCCAAACCGTGGCCGCATCTACATTCTGGGGCGTATCTACTGACTAAAACACCGCTTATTAG AATGCCATTCTACATCATGAACCAATGGAAACGACTAGAAGATTCGCCCCCGTCCGCGCTGTACCCGGCTTTAGACAGCCTCAATCAGCTCGGAGAAGTGCCGTGGGTCGTCAACAAGCCCGTGCTGGACTTACAACTTCAAATATTTAG ATCTGGCGGCAACAAGAAGTTGGACATCCCTCCCCCCGCGTCGGCGCTGAACCCGCGCGAGTTCGCGGACGCGCGGGACGCGGCGGGCGCCTTCAAGCGTCGCGTGGCGCTCAACCGCGCTCGCGCCGAGATGCACTCGCTGTGGTGCGATGCGCTCTACAAGCTTGCACTCGCTAATCATTACAG GGACGAGATCTTCTGGCTGCCCCACAACATGGATTTCCGCGGGCGCGTGTACGCCTGCCCGCCACACTTGTCCCAGCTCGGGGCCGACGCGTACCGAGCTCTGCTAAAGTTTGCAAGAAAAGAGCCGCTGGGACCCGATGGATTGAGATGGCTTAAACTACATGCTGTTAACCTGACCGGGACGATGAAGAAAAGCACCGTGGATGAGAG GTTGGAATACGCGGAAAGCATCTTAGACAAGATACTGGACTCGGCCGATCATCCTCTTGACGGCGAGGGCTGGTGGCAGGCCTCCGAAGAACCCTGGCAGACACTGGCATGTTGTATGGAAATCGCCAACGCGATCCGATCTCCAAACCCTGAAG AGTACCCGTGCGGGTTCCCGGTGCACCAGGACGGGTCGTGCAACGGGCTGCAGCACTACGCGGCGCTCGGCGGCGACgcggccggcgccgccgccgtcaACCTGGCGCCGAGAGACCGCCCGCAAGACGTCTATGCCTCGGTGTGCGCACTG GTGGAGGAGATGAGGACGCGCGACGCGGCGGCGGGCGTGCCGGCGGCCATCATCTTGGAGAATTTTGTGCGAAGAAAAGTTATCAAGCAGACTGTTATGACCACTGTGTATGGAGTTACGAGGTTCGGGGCGAGGTTACAAATCGCTAAACAGCTCAAAG ATATTGACGAGTTTCCTAAGGAGCACGTGTGGTCGTGCAGTCAGTACCTGACCACGAAGACCTTCGACAGCCTCCGCGAGATGTTCACCTCCACCAAACTCATCCAAGATTGGTTTACCGACTGCGCCAA GCTGATCTCAGGCATATGTGGAGAGAGCGTAGAGTGGGTGACGCCGCTAGGACTCCCAGTGGTGCAGCCTTACTACCGCCGCGGCACCACCGCTGCTAACAGCCGGACGCCGCTTGACCACCAACA acGTCCATGCACCATGAAGCAGCGGAACGCATTCCCGCCCAACTTCATCCACTCCCTGGACTCGTCGCACATGATGCTGACCTCCCTGCACTGCCAGGCTGCCGCCGTCACCTTCGTGTCCGTGCACGACTGCTACTGGACGCACCCCGGAGCCGTCCCGCTCATGAACAAG ATTTGCCGAGAGCAGTTCGTAGCTCTGCATTCGCAGCCGATTCTTGAAGACTTATCGGACTTTCTGGTCAAGCGATACAGCTACGATGAAAG CGAGCTTGAAGGCACGTTGGGAGCGCCGAACAAGAAACGCGTCAACAGTTTGCTGAAGAAAGTCCCCAGCAAGGGCGACTTCAAGTTGGATAGTGTACTCGATTCCATCTACTTCTTCAGCTAG